The Flammeovirga agarivorans DNA window TAGCCATTGATCTAATTATGATTGGTCCAGGATATGGCTTCTATGGTGGTAAATTGAAACTCGACAGTGATGTTACTATTGATGAAGAAGACGAGGTACTATCAAAAATTAGAGATGGATTAGTAGAAAAGTTCCCTATCCTTGATGGTGCTCTTGAGGGCAAAGAGGTCAGTACGAATGGTTCCTATGGCACTTGGACAGGTGGACTCCGGTTTGTTATACAAATTGGCTACACTTTCTAAAAAAGAAAAGGTCATCTACGCTTAAAGCAAAGTAGATGACCTTTTTTTTATCTATTACATTCAACTAACGTTCTATAAAACCAAGGTTAAATGTAGTTCTAAATTCTAAACTATTATATGTAGCCATAGTATCATAAACTTTTACATCTGGTACTATTCTATAAATTGCTGCGAGACCGAACCAACCAAAGTCAACTCCTATTTCAGGTGCATAACCAATAGTTGTGGTTGTTTCTATATCTTGATTACCAAAGTCAAATCCTTGTGGATTTTTTGGATCAAATTTACCAGGAGCTACTTTGTAACTACCCAAACCAAAACCTACATAAGGTCTTACTTTACTTTCTCCAAAGTGATATAATACTTTACCAGAGATATTAGAAAATGAAGTGGCCTCAAAATCAGAACTACTCATATCCTTTGGTGCAAGCACCGATACTGTTCCTCCATATTCAGCTCCTACTGACAGTTTAGGAGTGATATTATAAAATAGATTGATGTGGTAGTTACCTCCAATTCCATTCATTGATAAATCTCCTTCTTTTGCAGAAACTGACGATACACCTCCACCAAAACCAAGATTTAATAATTTGTCTTGTGCGAAAGAAGTTAAACTAAATAAAGATAGAAGTAAGATGATTGATAACTTTTTCATTATTGAAGTATTTTGATTGTTTAATTTATTAGCTATTGTAGTTTACGGTTTTAAGATTTTTTAGTCTATTTTTCTATTTTTAACAAATCATAATACTTCTCTTCTTCACAATCAATTGATCATCATTTTTGGGCAATAAAAAAGCCGATAACATTGCTGCTATCGGCTTATCAGATCACATGTGATCCGACCAGGACTCGAACCT harbors:
- a CDS encoding outer membrane beta-barrel protein; protein product: MKKLSIILLLSLFSLTSFAQDKLLNLGFGGGVSSVSAKEGDLSMNGIGGNYHINLFYNITPKLSVGAEYGGTVSVLAPKDMSSSDFEATSFSNISGKVLYHFGESKVRPYVGFGLGSYKVAPGKFDPKNPQGFDFGNQDIETTTTIGYAPEIGVDFGWFGLAAIYRIVPDVKVYDTMATYNSLEFRTTFNLGFIER